The following coding sequences are from one Miscanthus floridulus cultivar M001 unplaced genomic scaffold, ASM1932011v1 fs_551_1_2, whole genome shotgun sequence window:
- the LOC136532234 gene encoding probable disease resistance protein At1g58390: MELELTVTMADASSSVERSEDERSESMGEREREQRVNEGALVLHIEARRGCVKDELETIGAFLGVAEEMPESHPKYRMVKPWADQVKDLVYDIEDCLEEHTIIRIRNSGWSQKILNNHKALRHFAEKLCVMRSRIVTVSERNKRYDDIVSTYSISSYVNIEVFLDHWQRSQFKESNQNDTNSNDMKTLVDSRIKASKASASLEEDKKGAPKVVVITGMCGSGKSDWARDIYDDKKQHYNYHACIQLHQDVNVTKVFRDMIKQLSLVPSSGEEECVAHHIRENLKETRFLIVFVGLWKLHEWFRIKMALPDLSLGGSLVIVTTEIHEVAKGCTEGPDDILNLPLLRGRKPFEFLKDEILKSENGKMSPEDRQDFQELDLYSLKDQEEPPFNTITKILRKCRGMKLAIKTVAKLLASKKPHRWVEQCERLCQSFPSMLYNSPGLEEIKRVVTRSYKCLRPYLKPCLLYLSIFPEDCDIKVGTVVDRWVAEGLVREMTGLSAQQVARRYLLELYDRNMIMVSQLSRRRSFIKTCRIHPIMRDILIMIAQEEKFSIKVDKNNGSIVQAKRFRHLSLDGQSDRKLDTFVDLSGIRSLTVLNRPSESDTSLICSSQMKTLRVLDFSSSSFLITQQDIRHIGDLCHLRYLNLCKSSIGELPSSIGMLPFLQVLNVRKTQITSLPSEITQLKRLRILHASRKKQDSCHHRNQQCSYTSEGVTVPKGIDNLEAIEGLEVVDVEGSSYMAMKALGKLTWLKSLGLTGLTKKNSAKVSITLKKLAPSLKYLYLGACQNNGTLCYLPTEKASLEFPCLRTIKLDGRIGTVPEWIFRSITVSVVKLFRTNLKQNDIKLMERMHSLKNLALLDGSYACEKMVFYAGGFVGLKRLDLVGLPNLQVVKFEEKTAPWIEEIVIRSCKFRLFGKKNLKELWDFHPDGDIEVVN, encoded by the exons ATGGAGCTCGAGCTGACGGTGACCATGGCAGACGCGAGCTCCAGCGTTGAGCGGAGCGAGGACGAGCGCTCGGAGAGCATGGGCGAGCGCGAGAGGGAGCAGAGAGTGAATGAGGGCGCTCTGGTGCTCCATATTGAGGCAAGGAGAGG GTGTGTTAAGGATGAGCTGGAAACAATTGGCGCGTTCCTTGGTGTCGCTGAAGAGATGCCAGAGAGTCATCCGAAATATCGAATGGTGAAACCCTGGGCAGATCAAGTGAAAGATTTGGTTTATGACATAGAGGACTGCCTTGAGGAACATACGATTATCCGTATCCGTAATTCAGGTTGGTCGCAGAAGATACTCAATAATCACAAAGCTCTGCGTCACTTTGCTGAAAAGCTATGTGTTATGAGATCCAGGATTGTTACTGTGAGCGAGAGAAATAAGCGCTATGATGATATTGTCTCTACTTATTCCATTTCAAGTTATGTGAATATTGAAGTGTTTTTGGACCACTGGCAGCGGTCTCAATTTAAAGAAAGTAATCAAAATGATACTAACTCCAATGATATGAAGACACTGGTGGATTCACGGATCAAAGCTTCCAAAGCATCTGCATCACTCGAAGAAGACAAGAAAGGAGCTCCCAAGGTGGTTGTGATAACTGGCATGTGTGGATCAGGCAAGAGTGATTGGGCTCGTGACATATATGATGACAAAAAGCAACATTATAATTATCATGCATGTATTCAATTGCATCAGGATGTGAATGTCACAAAGGTCTTTAGGGATATGATTAAGCAACTCTCGCTTGTTccttcaagtggagaagaagagtgTGTAGCACATCATATTCGAGAGAACCTAAAAGAGACACGGTTCTTGATTGTGTTTGTTGGTTTATGGAAATTGCATGAATGGTTTCGCATCAAGATGGCACTGCCAGATCTAAGCTTAGGTGGGAGTTTGGTCATTGTGACGACAGAGATCCATGAGGTTGCAAAGGGCTGCACAGAGGGCCCTGATGATATTCTCAACCTCCCACTATTAAGGGGACGGAAACCATTTGAGTTTCTAAAAGATGAAATTCTTAAATCAGAGAATGGAAAAATGAGCCCTGAAGACAGACAAGACTTCCAAGAGCTGGACCTATACAGCCTCAAGGATCAAGAAGAACCACCATTCAACACAATTACAAAAATACTGAGGAAATGCAGGGGTATGAAACTAGCAATTAAAACTGTAGCAAAATTACTTGCCTCAAAGAAGCCACATCGATGGGTTGAGCAGTGTGAAAGGCTATGTCAATCTTTTCCTTCAATGCTATACAATAGCCCAGGTCTTGAGGAAATAAAGAGAGTGGTGACTCGGAGCTATAAATGTCTACGACCTTATCTTAAGCCATGCTTGCTATACCTCAGTATTTTCCCAGAGGATTGTGACATCAAGGTAGGAACTGTTGTGGACAGATGGGTGGCCGAAGGCCTTGTGAGGGAGATGACTGGGCTGAGTGCTCAACAGGTTGCAAGACGGTATTTGCTGGAGCTCTATGATCGAAACATGATCATGGTGTCCCAATTGTCAAGACGCAGGTCATTTATTAAGACCTGTCGGATTCATCCAATTATGCGAGATATCCTGATCATGATTGCACAAGAGGAGAAATTCTCAATTAAAGTTGATAAAAATAATGGCTCCATTGTCCAAGCAAAGAGATTTCGCCACCTAAGTTTGGATGGTCAGAGTGACAGAAAGTTAGATACATTTGTGGATCTTTCAGGCATCAGATCACTCACAGTGTTAAACAGACCCTCAGAATCAGATACTTCACTAATTTGCTCCTCCCAAATGAAGACGCTACGTGTTCTAGATTTCTCAAGTTCCAGCTTTCTAATTACTCAGCAAGACATCAGGCACATTGGAGATCTGTGCCACTTGAGGTACCTAAATCTTTGCAAATCAAGTATTGGTGAGCTTCCTTCCTCAATTGGTATGCTACCATTCCTTCAAGTGCTAAATGTGAGAAAGACACAGATCACAAGCCTTCCTAGTGAGATCACCCAACTCAAGAGGCTGCGGATCCTTCATGCTAGTAGGAAAAAACAAGACTCATGTCATCACAGAAACCAACAATGCTCATATACATCAGAGGGTGTAACAGTACCTAAAGGTATCGATAACCTGGAGGCCATAGAAGGGTTGGAAGTAGTGGATGTTGAAGGCAGCTCTTACATGGCAATGAAAGCTTTGGGGAAGCttacttggttgaagtccctggGATTGACAGGTCTTACAAAGAAGAATAGTGCCAAAGTTTCCATTACCCTGAAAAAGCTTGCCCCTTCCTTGAAATACTTGTATCTTGGAGCATGTCAAAACAATGGGACACTCTGCTATCTGCCCACGGAGAAGGCATCCCTAGAGTTCCCATGCCTGCGCACCATAAAACTGGATGGTCGTATTGGAACAGTGCCAGAGTGGATTTTTCGTTCAATCACAGTTTCCGTGGTAAAACTGTTCAGGACTAATCTGAAGCAAAATGATATTAAACTCATGGAGCGAATGCACAGCTTGAAAAATCTTGCTCTTCTGGATGGTTCTTATGCTTGTGAGAAGATGGTCTTTTATGCAGGAGGCTTTGTAGGGCTCAAACGGCTGGACCTTGTAGGATTACCCAACTTGCAGGTGGTGAAATTTGAGGAGAAAACAGCACCCTGGATTGAAGAGATAGTCATCAGATCATGTAAATTTAGATTATTTGGCAAAAAGAACCTAAAGGAACTCTGGGATTTTCATCCTGATGGTGATATCGAAGTGGTGAACTGA